From one Solanum stenotomum isolate F172 chromosome 12, ASM1918654v1, whole genome shotgun sequence genomic stretch:
- the LOC125848253 gene encoding cytochrome P450 84A1 — protein MKEMVQNNINSILEALQAKPMLLFFFIIPLFFLYLFSTSRRKRYPPGPLGWPLIGNMMMMDQLTHRGLAKLAQKYGGVFHLKMGYVHKIVISGPEEARQVLQVQDNIYSNRPKTVAISYLTYDRADMAFADYGPFWRQMRKLCVMKLFSRKRAESWDSVRDEVDSMVKIVTTNTGTSINLGELVFCLTRNIIYRAAFGTSSDEGQDYFIQILQEFSKLFGAFNMADFIPWLRWIGQQGLNVRLAKARASLDGFIDSIIDDHIERKKANVINHDGYRESDMVDELLAFYSEETKVNESEDLQNAIRLTRDNIKAIIMDVMFGGTETVASAIEWAMAELMKSPEDLKKVQQELANVVGLNRKVDESDFEKLTYLKCCLKETLRLHPPIPLLLHETAEESTVSGYYIPAKSHVIINSFAIGRDKNSWEDPDSFKPSRFLKEGVPDFKGGNFEFLPFGSGRRSCPGMQLGLYALEMAVAHLLHCFTWELPDGMKPSELKMDDIFGLTAPMANRLVAVPTPRLLCKLY, from the exons atgaaagaaatggtACAAAACAATATCAATTCAATTCTTGAAGCTTTACAAGCTAAGCCCATgctactcttcttcttcatcatcccTCTCTTCTTCTTATACCTTTTTTCGACGTCTCGCCGGAAACGTTATCCTCCAGGACCATTAGGCTGGCCTCTCATTGGTAACATGATGATGATGGACCAGTTAACTCACCGTGGTCTTGCCAAACTTGCACAAAAATATGGTGGCGTTTTTCACCTCAAAATGGGTTATGTCCACAAAATTGTTATATCTGGTCCAGAGGAAGCTCGTCAAGTACTACAG GTACAAGACAACATATATTCGAACCGTCCAAAGACCGTAGCCATAAGTTACCTAACGTACGATCGTGCGGACATGGCTTTTGCGGACTACGGACCCTTTTGGCGTCAGATGAGAAAATTATGTGTTATGAAACTGTTCAGTCGTAAACGAGCTGAGTCATGGGACTCAGTTCGCGACGAAGTGGACTCAATGGTAAAGATTGTTACAACCAACACGGGCACATCCATTAACTTAGGGGAACTTGTTTTCTGTCTCACTCGTAACATTATCTACCGAGCAGCTTTCGGAACAAGTTCAGATGAAGGACaagattattttattcaaattttgcAAGAATTTTCAAAGCTGTTTGGTGCGTTTAACATGGCTGATTTTATTCCATGGCTAAGGTGGATTGGTCAGCAAGGTCTAAATGTTAGACTTGCTAAGGCAAGGGCATCACTTGATGGATTTATTGATTCGATTATTGATGATCATATTGAAAGAAAGAAGGCTAATGTTATTAATCATGATGGTTATAGAGAAAGTGATATGGTCGATGAGCTTTTAGCTTTTTACAGTGAAGAAACAAAAGTAAATGAGTCTGAAGATTTGCAGAATGCTATAAGGCTTACTAGGGATAATATCAAAGCTATAATCATG GATGTAATGTTTGGTGGGACAGAGACAGTGGCATCTGCGATAGAATGGGCCATGGCAGAGCTTATGAAAAGTCCAGAGGATCTTAAAAAGGTACAACAAGAATTAGCTAACGTTGTTGGACTGAATAGAAAAGTTGACGAATCCGATTTTGAAAAATTGACCTACttaaaatgttgtttaaaagaaACTCTCCGACTTCACCCTCCAATCCCTCTCCTCCTCCACGAAACCGCGGAGGAATCGACAGTCTCCGGGTACTATATTCCAGCAAAATCACATGTTATCATAAATTCATTTGCAATTGGACGTGACAAAAACTCATGGGAAGATCCTGATAGTTTCAAGCCTAGTAGGTTCCTTAAAGAAGGTGTGCCAGATTTTAAAGGTggtaattttgaatttttaccATTTGGGTCGGGTCGAAGGTCTTGCCCCGGTATGCAACTTGGGCTTTATGCATTAGAAATGGCTGTGGCCCATTTACTTCATTGTTTTACTTGGGAATTACCTGATGGGATGAAACCAAGTGAACTAAAAATGGATGATATATTTGGGCTTACTGCTCCAATGGCTAATCGACTAGTGGCTGTGCCTACTCCACGTTTATTATGTAAActttattga